The DNA region CGTCTCTATTTTCTCTTCTCTATCCTTGTCTAAAGCAAGTAATTCATTCTTTTTCTTCTCATACTCTTCTTTAGTAATTGTTCCTGCATCTACTAATTTTTTTAATTCTATAATTTCCTGGGCAATAGTAGGTTGATTATATTCCTTCGACAGAATAGAAATCTCACTTGCACATCCAGATAGTAATAACACAGATAAATTATAAATAACTATTCTCTTCCACATAATTAATTTCTAAAATTCAGTAAACTCTCTCCTTTTAAGCCCCGATAAATCAAGTGCGCCATCTTTCGGGCTCACGCTTATTTCCCATTCTTCCATAGTTAAGGCACCGATAAGTGCATCAATTTCTTTTCCATCCACTCTTCCTAAGTTATCAATTGGAACTACCTTTGTATCGAAAGCATATCCTTCCATCTTGCCTTCCACAGCACAGTATTCCTTTACCTCTATTACTCTCCCTCCTAATGCTACTTTATAAGGTTCAGATAGCAGACGAATAGGAACACCTTCTAAGAAGTCTCTGATAATATAGGTATGCACAGAACCTGTATCAAATAGTGCATTTACCTTTCTCCCTTCTATTTCTATCTCTTTTACAATTCTCATCTTAATCTTCCTATTTTTAAAAATCTACATAGGATAACGATTTAAAAAATATATTCACCTACCTTTACAATATTTTCGGCTAAAAAATTCCTCTTTTCATTTTATAGATTTTTCTTTTGTCTCTCTTTGTTTGTCTTTTCTAAGACTTTATCCTTTTCCTAAACTTCCCATCCTTTTCCTGATTTCTCTAGGACAATAACATCCCATTTCATTATCTTTTTGCCATCTTAATTCAACAAAATTAATTGTATTCTCCCTCGAAACCTTAAAAAGATCAAATATCGTATATGATTCTCTGAATGAATTTTTTGTGACTAATTCATAT from bacterium includes:
- a CDS encoding SHOCT domain-containing protein, which encodes MWKRIVIYNLSVLLLSGCASEISILSKEYNQPTIAQEIIELKKLVDAGTITKEEYEKKKNELLALDKDREEKIETKEKPIK
- a CDS encoding aspartyl protease family protein, which gives rise to MRIVKEIEIEGRKVNALFDTGSVHTYIIRDFLEGVPIRLLSEPYKVALGGRVIEVKEYCAVEGKMEGYAFDTKVVPIDNLGRVDGKEIDALIGALTMEEWEISVSPKDGALDLSGLKRREFTEF